In one window of Eggerthella guodeyinii DNA:
- the dltA gene encoding D-alanine--poly(phosphoribitol) ligase subunit DltA: MTRENEFVCAVERQVRAHPEAPAHRASNGRTTTYGELWEASDRIAAALAARTDGRQPVVVLGHKSALMAAGFLGCLKSGHAFVPVDVEMPPARLADILAQLGDAPVVTTVPVPAALAASLPAGAALDARAAAAAADLGPAPDRSRWVTGEQTQYLIFTSGSTGRPKGIEVSARNVARFMDWVRTFPVIGEGGRVFLDQPPYSFDLSEYEVVGALSTGGCLHAVEREETEDMRALFADLRASGVEVWTSTPSFADLCLVDRSFDERLLPDVRLFLFCGEALRRSTAAALRERFPRARIANTYGPTESTVAVTYVEIGDAELAGERPLPVGAARPGTELRIVDPETGAPCEAGRTGEIVIVGDTVAKGYFRNPEKTAAAFFDATLADGSPARAYRTGDAGHLDESGMLYCDGRFDSLVKVNGFRIELEDVEENLGALPLVKQAAVVPVRRRERVAYLKACVVLRDRPAGTDFEIARLIKARLAERVPGYMVPRAVTLVGELPLTCNGKVDRKALAEA; this comes from the coding sequence ATGACGAGGGAGAACGAGTTCGTATGCGCCGTGGAGCGGCAGGTTCGCGCGCACCCGGAGGCGCCCGCGCATCGGGCGTCGAACGGGCGGACGACGACGTACGGCGAGCTGTGGGAAGCCTCCGACCGCATCGCCGCCGCCTTGGCGGCGCGCACGGACGGGCGGCAGCCGGTGGTGGTACTCGGCCACAAATCGGCGCTCATGGCCGCCGGGTTCCTCGGCTGCCTCAAAAGCGGCCACGCCTTCGTGCCCGTCGACGTGGAGATGCCTCCCGCGCGCCTCGCCGACATCCTGGCGCAGCTCGGCGACGCTCCCGTGGTGACCACCGTGCCCGTGCCCGCCGCGCTTGCCGCATCCCTCCCGGCAGGCGCGGCGCTCGACGCGCGCGCGGCGGCCGCGGCCGCCGACCTCGGCCCCGCGCCCGATCGCAGCCGGTGGGTGACGGGCGAGCAGACGCAGTACCTCATCTTCACGTCCGGATCCACGGGCCGCCCGAAGGGCATCGAGGTGAGCGCGCGCAACGTCGCGCGCTTCATGGACTGGGTGCGCACCTTCCCGGTGATCGGCGAGGGCGGGCGCGTGTTCCTCGACCAACCGCCGTACTCGTTCGACCTGTCCGAGTACGAGGTGGTGGGCGCGCTGTCCACGGGCGGCTGCTTGCACGCCGTCGAGCGCGAGGAGACGGAGGATATGCGGGCGCTGTTCGCCGACCTGCGCGCCTCGGGCGTGGAGGTGTGGACGTCCACGCCGTCGTTCGCCGACCTGTGCCTGGTCGACCGCAGCTTCGACGAGCGGCTGCTGCCTGACGTGCGCCTGTTCCTGTTCTGCGGCGAGGCCCTGCGCCGCTCCACGGCCGCCGCCCTGCGCGAGCGCTTCCCCCGCGCCCGCATCGCGAACACGTACGGCCCCACCGAGTCCACGGTGGCGGTCACCTACGTCGAGATCGGGGACGCCGAGCTCGCCGGCGAGCGCCCGCTGCCGGTGGGCGCGGCGCGCCCCGGCACCGAGCTGCGCATCGTCGACCCCGAGACGGGCGCCCCGTGCGAGGCCGGGCGGACCGGCGAGATCGTCATCGTGGGCGACACGGTGGCCAAGGGCTACTTCCGCAACCCCGAGAAGACGGCCGCGGCCTTCTTCGACGCGACGCTTGCCGACGGCTCGCCCGCGCGCGCCTACCGCACGGGCGACGCGGGCCACCTCGACGAGAGCGGCATGCTGTACTGCGACGGCCGCTTCGACTCGCTCGTGAAGGTGAACGGGTTCCGCATCGAGCTGGAAGACGTGGAGGAGAACCTCGGCGCGCTGCCGCTCGTGAAGCAGGCGGCCGTGGTGCCCGTGCGCCGCCGCGAGCGCGTGGCGTACCTGAAGGCGTGCGTCGTGCTGCGCGACCGTCCGGCCGGCACCGACTTCGAGATCGCGCGGCTCATCAAGGCGCGGCTCGCCGAGCGCGTGCCCGGCTACATGGTGCCGCGCGCGGTGACGCTCGTGGGCGAGCTGCCGCTCACCTGCAACGGCAAGGTGGACCGCAAGGCGCTGGCCGAGGCATGA
- a CDS encoding YaiI/YqxD family protein → MKPTIYIDADACPVTSEALAVARRNKLAVVIAGNATQNLARHIRRGDPREPTGGFWVDTLAVGVGADAADFAIVQELEPGDIVVTQDIGLAAMVLGRRARAIGVRGRVYTLATIDLDMHIRHEEKKVRRQGGRTKGPAAFEDDDRERFSANLQRLVDEALRDEE, encoded by the coding sequence ATGAAGCCCACGATCTACATCGACGCGGACGCCTGCCCCGTCACCTCCGAGGCGCTCGCCGTCGCGCGCAGGAACAAGCTGGCCGTGGTCATCGCCGGCAACGCGACGCAGAACCTCGCCCGGCACATCCGGCGCGGCGACCCGCGCGAGCCCACCGGCGGGTTCTGGGTGGACACGCTTGCCGTGGGCGTCGGCGCCGACGCGGCCGACTTCGCCATCGTGCAGGAGCTCGAGCCCGGCGACATCGTGGTGACGCAGGACATCGGGCTGGCCGCCATGGTGCTGGGGCGCCGAGCGCGGGCCATCGGCGTGCGCGGGCGCGTGTACACGCTGGCCACCATCGACCTCGACATGCACATCCGCCACGAGGAGAAGAAGGTGCGCCGCCAGGGCGGCCGGACGAAGGGCCCCGCCGCCTTCGAGGACGACGACCGCGAGCGGTTCAGCGCGAACCTGCAGCGCCTCGTCGACGAGGCGCTGCGCGACGAAGAGTAA
- a CDS encoding class B sortase — MPNHPHRDHDTTASPPPHRRRRRTRVVALGALFAILLVGTVAGGSYLLWQQLELDHAARVSKSAPLPEVHDTPLGTGENPIDFATLQAENPDIYAWVYLPGTDVNYPVLRHPSDDSFYLDHNKDGDYAIEGAVYTESVNDADFSDPVTVLYGHCLVNGTMFSSLHDFKDQAFFDEHDTLLIYLPGRILTYRIVSAYEYDDRHIIKTNDFSDRSALQSYFDSVSDPDSETRTVREGAQLTVDDKIVQLSTCTSPTEDTAFRYIVTGALVDEQQTD, encoded by the coding sequence ATGCCGAATCACCCCCATCGCGACCACGACACGACGGCCTCGCCCCCGCCGCACAGGAGACGACGCAGGACGCGCGTCGTCGCGCTGGGCGCCCTGTTCGCCATCCTGCTCGTAGGAACCGTCGCGGGCGGAAGCTATCTGCTGTGGCAGCAGCTGGAGCTGGACCACGCGGCGCGCGTTTCCAAAAGCGCCCCCCTGCCCGAGGTGCACGACACCCCCTTGGGCACCGGGGAGAACCCCATCGACTTCGCAACGCTCCAAGCCGAGAATCCGGACATCTACGCGTGGGTGTACCTGCCGGGCACCGACGTCAACTACCCCGTGCTCAGGCATCCGAGCGACGACTCCTTCTACCTCGATCACAACAAGGATGGCGATTACGCCATCGAGGGAGCGGTTTACACGGAGTCGGTCAACGATGCCGACTTCAGCGACCCGGTGACGGTGCTGTACGGGCACTGCCTCGTGAACGGCACCATGTTCTCGAGCCTGCACGACTTCAAGGACCAGGCCTTCTTCGACGAGCACGATACCCTGCTGATCTACCTGCCCGGTCGCATACTGACGTACCGCATCGTCTCCGCGTACGAATACGACGACCGGCACATCATAAAGACGAACGACTTCTCCGACCGTTCCGCCCTGCAATCGTATTTCGACTCCGTGTCCGACCCCGACTCGGAAACGCGCACCGTGCGCGAGGGCGCCCAGCTGACCGTCGACGACAAGATCGTGCAGCTGAGCACGTGCACCAGCCCGACCGAGGATACCGCCTTCCGCTACATCGTGACGGGAGCGCTCGTCGATGAGCAGCAGACCGACTAG
- a CDS encoding GNAT family N-acetyltransferase — translation MELELEVRRARTDDRPATERVMREAFWNRYGPGCCEHYLLHVMRACPAYVPELDLVATVGGDVVGSSACLRSVVEGDDGVARAVLSLGPIAVLPQHQGAGAGAALIERSKDEARSLGFGALLLCGDPAYYGRRGFVPAESRGIRMADDAYAAALQACELFEGALAGAAGRYVEDAAYEVDEAAAAAYDARFPARERVVGTPSQLRFQEVAARRRDAFGR, via the coding sequence CGACGACCGTCCCGCCACGGAGCGCGTGATGCGCGAGGCGTTCTGGAACCGCTACGGCCCCGGCTGCTGCGAGCACTACCTGCTGCACGTCATGCGCGCGTGCCCGGCCTACGTTCCCGAGCTCGACCTCGTGGCGACGGTCGGCGGCGACGTGGTGGGCAGCTCCGCGTGCCTGCGGTCGGTCGTGGAGGGCGACGACGGCGTGGCGCGCGCGGTGCTGAGCCTCGGCCCCATCGCGGTGCTGCCGCAGCATCAGGGAGCGGGCGCAGGCGCGGCCCTCATCGAGCGCTCGAAGGACGAGGCGCGCTCGCTGGGCTTCGGCGCGCTGCTGCTGTGCGGCGACCCGGCCTACTACGGGCGCCGCGGCTTCGTGCCCGCGGAAAGCCGGGGCATCCGCATGGCCGACGACGCGTACGCGGCGGCGCTGCAGGCGTGCGAGCTGTTCGAGGGCGCGCTGGCCGGCGCGGCGGGGCGCTACGTGGAGGATGCGGCGTACGAGGTGGACGAGGCTGCCGCCGCGGCCTACGACGCGCGGTTCCCGGCCCGGGAGCGCGTCGTCGGCACGCCCTCGCAGCTGCGCTTCCAGGAGGTGGCGGCCCGGCGCAGGGACGCGTTCGGGCGCTGA
- the gdhA gene encoding NADP-specific glutamate dehydrogenase codes for MGYVDNVIEQVKEKNPNEPEFIQAVTEVLSSLKPVIESDPAYEKAGLLERLVEPERVIMFRVPWVDDAGNVHVNRGYRVQFNSCIGPYKGGLRLHPSVNLGIIKFLGFEQIFKNSLTTLPMGGGKGGCDFDPKGKSDMEVMRFCQSFMTELYRHIGADTDVPAGDIGTGAREVGFMFGQYKRIKNVWEGVLTGKGLSYGGSLARTQATGYGLVYFVQEYLNCHDDSFEGKTVSVSGSGNVAIYATEKAQQLGAKVVTLSDSTGWIHDPAGIDLALVKQIKEVERARISAYAERKEGVEYHEGRGVWSVPVDIALPCATQNELLIDDAKQLVANGCKIVAEGANMPTTMDATDYLMENGVVFCPGKAANAGGVATSGLEMSQNSERLSWTFEEVDGKLQEIMKNIYHAADDAAKEYGHEGNYVMGANIAGFKKLADAMMAQGIV; via the coding sequence ATGGGTTACGTCGATAACGTCATCGAGCAGGTCAAGGAAAAGAATCCGAACGAGCCTGAGTTCATCCAGGCCGTCACGGAGGTGCTGTCGTCCCTCAAGCCGGTCATCGAGTCCGATCCCGCCTACGAGAAGGCCGGTCTGCTCGAGCGCCTCGTGGAGCCGGAGCGCGTCATCATGTTCCGCGTCCCCTGGGTCGACGACGCCGGCAACGTGCACGTCAACCGCGGCTACCGCGTGCAGTTCAACAGCTGCATCGGGCCCTACAAGGGCGGCCTGCGCCTGCACCCGTCGGTGAACCTCGGCATCATCAAGTTCCTCGGGTTCGAGCAGATCTTCAAGAACAGCCTGACCACCCTGCCCATGGGCGGCGGCAAGGGCGGCTGCGACTTCGACCCCAAGGGCAAGTCCGACATGGAGGTCATGCGCTTCTGCCAGAGCTTCATGACCGAGCTGTACCGCCACATCGGCGCCGACACCGACGTGCCGGCCGGCGACATCGGCACGGGCGCCCGCGAGGTGGGCTTCATGTTCGGCCAGTACAAGCGCATCAAGAACGTGTGGGAGGGCGTGCTCACGGGCAAGGGCCTGTCCTACGGCGGATCGCTGGCGCGCACGCAGGCCACCGGCTACGGCCTCGTCTACTTCGTGCAGGAGTACCTGAACTGCCATGACGACTCCTTCGAGGGCAAGACCGTGTCGGTGTCCGGCTCGGGCAACGTGGCCATCTACGCCACCGAGAAGGCGCAGCAGCTCGGCGCGAAGGTGGTCACCCTCTCCGACTCCACCGGTTGGATCCACGACCCGGCGGGCATCGACCTCGCCCTCGTGAAGCAGATCAAGGAAGTGGAGCGCGCGCGCATCTCCGCGTACGCCGAACGCAAGGAGGGCGTCGAGTACCACGAGGGCCGCGGCGTGTGGAGCGTGCCCGTGGACATCGCGCTGCCCTGCGCCACGCAGAACGAGCTGCTCATCGACGACGCCAAGCAGCTCGTGGCCAACGGCTGCAAGATCGTCGCCGAGGGCGCGAACATGCCCACGACGATGGACGCCACCGACTACCTCATGGAGAACGGCGTGGTGTTCTGCCCGGGCAAGGCGGCGAACGCCGGCGGCGTGGCCACCTCCGGCCTCGAGATGTCGCAGAACTCCGAGCGCCTGTCCTGGACGTTCGAGGAAGTGGACGGCAAGCTGCAGGAGATCATGAAGAACATCTACCATGCGGCCGACGACGCCGCCAAGGAGTACGGCCACGAGGGCAACTACGTCATGGGCGCCAACATCGCGGGCTTCAAGAAGCTCGCCGACGCCATGATGGCCCAGGGCATCGTGTAG
- a CDS encoding GGDEF domain-containing protein: MRRRDALAALGFAAYVLIVCTLTGLLGVFVHTEAGAIRQRDAEHVLTYFQQTMQLKLHNVASPVSRLSSALEVDPDDESWLPRVANDLLEREEIAYVAYVRDETMAYAYPEDAFGDSVGADLATFSYVYTLAKVTDGFVVEGPVELSNGVSAFLFIEPVDVDGAYRGEMVVGVRASYVVEQLNLASLEEAGYRYELWAVSPQDGSKDVIAASEGGHDFSHAVKASFNMPTQWTLSIMPEQGWVPQGWLWFIAAGVIATQALAVGLGGTVVAARRSRRLHAEAVRSDDETGLLTYRAFIDVLDQAARCSDGCAPFTIVCLTVDGFEHTALSLGWDARRAYLGSVKGEIDAVVHGDYEAARVSAGCFAIAIREYVDRRALGDLMRALELALLWKVRIDGKKAFCMARSAAVRFPEDGDDPAALVERTVSLLERDRPDR, from the coding sequence GTGAGGCGGCGTGATGCGCTGGCCGCGCTCGGCTTCGCAGCGTACGTCCTGATCGTGTGCACGCTCACGGGCTTGCTCGGCGTGTTCGTCCACACCGAGGCGGGCGCCATCCGCCAGCGCGACGCCGAGCACGTGCTGACCTACTTCCAGCAGACCATGCAGCTGAAGCTGCACAACGTGGCGAGCCCGGTAAGCCGGCTCTCGTCGGCGCTCGAGGTCGACCCGGACGACGAGTCCTGGCTTCCCCGCGTCGCGAACGACCTGCTCGAACGCGAGGAGATCGCCTACGTGGCGTACGTCCGCGACGAGACGATGGCCTACGCCTACCCCGAGGACGCGTTCGGCGACTCCGTGGGCGCCGACCTGGCCACGTTCTCCTACGTCTACACCCTGGCGAAGGTGACCGATGGCTTCGTGGTGGAGGGGCCGGTGGAGCTCTCGAACGGCGTGTCGGCGTTCCTGTTCATCGAGCCGGTCGATGTCGACGGCGCCTACCGCGGCGAGATGGTGGTGGGGGTGCGGGCGTCGTACGTCGTCGAGCAGCTGAACCTCGCGTCGCTCGAGGAGGCGGGGTACCGCTACGAGCTGTGGGCGGTCAGCCCGCAGGACGGCAGCAAGGACGTGATCGCGGCGTCCGAGGGAGGCCATGACTTCTCGCATGCGGTGAAAGCGTCCTTCAACATGCCGACGCAGTGGACCCTGTCCATCATGCCCGAGCAGGGCTGGGTGCCGCAGGGCTGGCTGTGGTTCATCGCCGCGGGCGTGATCGCGACGCAGGCGCTGGCCGTCGGGCTCGGCGGCACCGTGGTGGCCGCCCGGCGCTCCCGCCGGCTGCACGCCGAGGCCGTGCGCAGCGACGACGAGACGGGGCTGCTCACCTACCGCGCCTTCATCGACGTGCTCGATCAGGCGGCCCGCTGCAGCGACGGCTGCGCGCCGTTCACCATCGTCTGCCTGACGGTGGACGGCTTCGAGCATACGGCGCTCTCGCTGGGCTGGGACGCGCGCCGCGCCTACCTGGGAAGCGTGAAGGGGGAGATCGACGCGGTGGTGCACGGCGACTACGAGGCCGCGCGCGTGAGCGCCGGCTGCTTCGCCATCGCCATCCGCGAGTACGTGGACCGCCGCGCGCTCGGCGACCTCATGCGCGCGCTCGAGCTGGCGCTGCTGTGGAAGGTGCGCATCGACGGCAAGAAGGCGTTCTGCATGGCGCGCTCGGCCGCCGTGCGCTTCCCCGAGGACGGCGACGACCCCGCGGCGCTCGTGGAGCGCACGGTGTCGCTGCTGGAGCGCGACCGCCCCGACCGGTAG
- a CDS encoding LCP family protein translates to MSSRPTREAAHAARPLGMRGKLMRAGAVALAAIALVAAGVLVAAFAIVQQGRASALSASASEGIELFEGASSDDGGRTIEYGGARYALNENMVSACFLGFDRETPSEESAGQADAVIVAAFDLDANDVKLISVPRESMVDVEMLSPEGTYGGTATTALCLAYAYGDGKHTSCANTVRAVSNALYGIPIPFYLALDLSGIVPLNDAVGGVEVTALETIPDSDIEQGQTIRLEGEDARRYVQWRDEPVLESPLQRQARQAQYVEAFASQAASNPAALLDLYQAAAEHVLTNLSMNELGCLTLCLAASDASDLDIVTLSGEMRDGASYGEFYLDQAAAYETILSIYYHPVG, encoded by the coding sequence ATGAGCAGCAGACCGACTAGGGAAGCCGCGCATGCCGCCCGCCCGCTCGGCATGCGCGGCAAGCTGATGCGCGCAGGGGCCGTCGCGCTCGCCGCGATCGCGCTCGTGGCGGCAGGAGTGCTCGTTGCCGCGTTCGCCATCGTGCAGCAGGGCCGCGCCTCCGCCCTGAGCGCCTCGGCGAGCGAGGGCATCGAGCTGTTCGAAGGCGCTTCGTCCGACGATGGAGGCAGAACGATCGAGTACGGCGGCGCGCGCTACGCCCTCAACGAGAACATGGTTTCGGCGTGCTTCCTGGGATTCGATCGGGAAACCCCTTCGGAAGAAAGCGCCGGGCAGGCCGACGCCGTCATCGTCGCGGCATTCGATCTGGATGCGAACGACGTCAAGCTGATCAGCGTCCCCCGCGAAAGCATGGTGGACGTCGAGATGCTCAGCCCCGAAGGGACGTACGGAGGCACCGCCACGACGGCCTTGTGCCTCGCCTACGCGTACGGGGACGGAAAGCACACCAGCTGCGCCAACACCGTCCGCGCCGTCTCGAACGCGCTGTACGGCATCCCCATCCCCTTCTACCTGGCCCTCGACCTGAGCGGCATCGTGCCCTTGAACGACGCCGTCGGCGGCGTCGAAGTCACCGCGCTCGAGACCATTCCCGACAGCGACATCGAGCAGGGGCAGACGATCCGCCTCGAAGGGGAAGACGCGCGCCGCTACGTGCAGTGGAGGGACGAGCCGGTGCTCGAGTCGCCCCTGCAGCGCCAAGCCCGTCAAGCGCAGTACGTCGAAGCCTTCGCCTCGCAAGCGGCGAGCAATCCAGCCGCGCTGCTCGACCTCTACCAGGCTGCTGCCGAGCACGTGCTCACCAACCTCAGCATGAACGAGCTGGGCTGCCTCACGCTCTGCCTCGCCGCAAGCGACGCTTCCGACCTCGACATCGTCACGCTGTCGGGGGAAATGAGGGACGGAGCGAGCTACGGCGAGTTCTACCTCGATCAAGCGGCGGCGTACGAGACGATCCTGTCGATCTACTACCATCCGGTAGGCTAG
- a CDS encoding DUF2130 domain-containing protein, with protein MNEIKCPHCGEMFTIDEAGFAAIVKQVRDAEFDKEVRRHADLLETEKRQAVELAVAQALGDAQGAAAQKEARIAELEARLEAAARERENEARLAQVERERALADAVAAKDARIAELEQRTTAQQRAFEAEKQLAVEQARSALERERDALAAQVALKDAEKCQATSALREQLAIELKAKDDIIAYKDGEIERYKDMKARLSTKMVGESLEQHCETEFNKIRATAFPRAYFEKDNDASEGSKGDFIFRECDEEGNEIVSIMFEMKNESDDSSHRHRNEDFFKKLDADRAKKGCEYAVLVTLLEPESELYNQGIVDVSYRYEKMYAIRPQFFVPMISILRNAALGSLAYKAELAVVRNQNIDITNFEESMETFKSGFARNYDLASRKFQTAIDEIDKTILHLQKTKDALVSSENNLRLANNKAQDLTIKRLTRNNPTMKAAFEELASRKAGDES; from the coding sequence ATGAACGAGATCAAGTGCCCCCACTGCGGCGAGATGTTCACCATCGACGAAGCCGGGTTCGCGGCCATCGTGAAGCAGGTGCGCGACGCCGAGTTCGACAAGGAGGTGCGCCGCCACGCCGACTTGCTGGAAACCGAGAAGCGCCAGGCGGTGGAGCTCGCCGTGGCCCAGGCGCTCGGCGACGCGCAGGGGGCGGCGGCGCAGAAGGAGGCGCGCATCGCGGAGTTGGAAGCCCGCCTGGAGGCGGCCGCGCGCGAGCGCGAGAACGAGGCGCGCCTCGCCCAGGTCGAGCGCGAGCGGGCGCTGGCCGACGCCGTCGCGGCGAAGGACGCCCGCATCGCCGAGCTCGAGCAGCGCACGACCGCGCAGCAGCGCGCCTTCGAGGCGGAGAAGCAGCTGGCGGTGGAGCAGGCGCGCTCGGCCCTCGAGCGCGAGCGCGACGCGCTGGCCGCGCAGGTGGCGCTTAAGGATGCCGAGAAGTGCCAGGCCACGAGCGCCCTCAGGGAGCAGCTGGCCATCGAGCTCAAGGCGAAGGACGACATCATCGCCTACAAGGACGGCGAGATCGAGCGCTACAAGGACATGAAGGCGCGCCTGTCCACCAAGATGGTGGGCGAGTCGCTCGAGCAGCACTGCGAGACGGAGTTCAACAAGATCCGCGCCACCGCGTTCCCGCGCGCGTACTTCGAGAAGGACAACGACGCGTCGGAAGGCTCGAAGGGCGACTTCATCTTCCGCGAGTGCGACGAGGAGGGCAACGAGATCGTCTCCATCATGTTCGAGATGAAGAACGAGTCGGACGATTCGTCGCACCGGCACCGAAACGAGGACTTCTTCAAGAAGCTCGACGCCGATCGCGCGAAGAAGGGCTGCGAGTACGCCGTGCTCGTCACGCTGCTCGAGCCGGAGAGCGAGCTGTACAACCAGGGCATCGTGGACGTGTCGTACCGCTACGAGAAGATGTACGCCATCCGCCCGCAGTTCTTCGTGCCGATGATCTCCATCCTGCGCAACGCGGCGCTGGGCTCGCTGGCGTACAAGGCTGAGCTCGCCGTCGTGCGCAACCAGAACATCGACATCACGAACTTCGAGGAGTCGATGGAGACGTTCAAGAGCGGCTTCGCGCGCAACTACGACCTGGCCAGCCGCAAGTTCCAGACGGCCATCGACGAGATCGACAAGACGATCCTGCACCTGCAGAAGACCAAGGACGCGCTCGTGTCGTCCGAGAACAACCTGCGCCTGGCGAACAACAAGGCCCAAGACCTCACCATCAAGCGCCTGACGAGGAACAACCCCACCATGAAAGCCGCCTTCGAGGAGCTGGCGTCCCGCAAGGCCGGCGATGAGTCGTAG
- a CDS encoding GGDEF domain-containing protein — protein sequence MARKTDIARGASRFSFRRMAVYGVTLAAAFLAAVCAVGAVFAVQSMRHEADVSLAGAKPRIEASVEESFKLLESLADQPTLYDASVPVMDKVAMLDQVNEHFGYFLLCYVDDEMNVWDATGPASLASRDFMQKCYSTGQSLVTDSFAAGADGVTLNYVVLVPLFDGGEMTGSLFVSLYFDDMVKVLDESATSGAVDSVLVGSRGQVMSATSGFVYDDLFLDPLRDSIAFGATADEIEAELLDLNPVTFWVVDGLDVRYYAAAPIANTSWDAVCVTSFWSAYAGVMGSLLPLVVIVLALIAGTFALLRANFARQTENARMLEKSVEELQRKVYSEERPADADIADILELTSSGLSDGLTGVVTRSVFASKLAGALENAEDDGSLYALCFVDLDDFKTVNDTFGHATGDIALKTIGYALRGYERRYDGLVGRYGGDEFVLLMTDIDDEAELRGVLDEMVGELHVDIQSGDAVFSVHCSVGVAVWDRSIDADALMEQADQALYRVKQHGKEGYVVFGDEGER from the coding sequence ATGGCACGCAAGACGGACATAGCCCGCGGGGCTTCGCGGTTCTCGTTTCGGCGCATGGCCGTCTACGGCGTCACGCTCGCGGCGGCGTTCCTGGCGGCGGTGTGCGCGGTGGGCGCGGTGTTCGCGGTGCAGAGCATGCGCCACGAGGCCGACGTGTCCCTCGCCGGCGCCAAGCCGCGCATCGAGGCGAGCGTCGAGGAGTCGTTCAAGCTGCTCGAGTCGCTGGCCGACCAGCCCACGCTGTACGACGCCTCGGTCCCCGTCATGGACAAGGTGGCCATGCTGGATCAGGTGAACGAGCATTTCGGCTACTTCCTGCTGTGCTACGTCGACGACGAGATGAACGTGTGGGACGCCACCGGCCCGGCGAGTCTCGCCAGCCGTGACTTCATGCAGAAGTGCTACTCTACCGGCCAGAGCCTCGTCACCGACAGCTTCGCGGCCGGCGCCGACGGCGTCACCCTCAACTACGTCGTGCTCGTGCCCCTCTTCGACGGCGGCGAGATGACGGGCTCGCTGTTCGTGTCGCTGTACTTCGACGACATGGTGAAGGTGCTCGACGAGAGCGCGACCAGCGGCGCCGTCGACTCGGTGCTCGTCGGCAGCCGCGGGCAGGTCATGTCGGCCACGTCCGGCTTCGTCTACGACGATCTGTTCCTCGACCCCCTGCGCGACTCGATCGCCTTCGGCGCGACGGCCGACGAGATCGAGGCCGAGCTGCTCGACCTCAACCCGGTGACCTTCTGGGTCGTCGACGGCCTCGACGTGCGCTACTACGCGGCCGCGCCCATCGCGAACACCAGCTGGGACGCCGTGTGCGTCACGAGCTTCTGGAGCGCCTACGCGGGGGTCATGGGCTCGCTGCTGCCGCTCGTCGTCATCGTGCTCGCCCTCATCGCGGGCACGTTCGCGCTGCTGCGCGCCAACTTCGCGCGCCAGACCGAGAACGCGCGCATGTTGGAGAAGTCCGTCGAGGAGCTGCAGCGGAAGGTGTACAGCGAGGAGCGTCCCGCCGACGCCGACATCGCCGACATCCTCGAGCTCACCTCGTCGGGCCTGTCCGACGGCCTGACCGGCGTCGTCACGCGCTCCGTGTTCGCGAGCAAGCTGGCGGGCGCGCTCGAGAACGCCGAGGACGACGGGTCGCTGTACGCGCTGTGCTTCGTGGACCTCGACGACTTCAAGACGGTCAACGACACGTTCGGCCACGCGACCGGCGACATCGCGCTCAAGACCATCGGCTACGCGCTGCGCGGCTACGAGCGTCGCTACGACGGGCTCGTCGGGCGCTACGGCGGCGACGAGTTCGTGCTGCTCATGACCGACATCGACGACGAGGCCGAGCTGCGCGGCGTGCTCGACGAGATGGTGGGCGAGCTGCACGTGGACATCCAGTCGGGCGACGCCGTGTTCTCGGTGCACTGCAGCGTCGGCGTGGCCGTGTGGGATCGCTCGATCGACGCCGACGCGCTCATGGAGCAGGCCGACCAGGCCCTCTACCGCGTCAAGCAGCACGGCAAGGAAGGATACGTCGTATTCGGCGACGAGGGGGAGCGGTGA